TAGCTAATCCGAGGATTTCTTCCCCCTGTAACTGGATATTATTGGGGAATTTTTTCAGCACATTTAAAAGGGTTAATCCTCCCGGATCGAAAGCGGCACTAACAATCGCACCCCGCAGGGCATATTTACCATTAATTCCCCCTTGAATGGTGATGCCTTTGCCCAAACGAGAGAGCATATCAGCACCCATCACACTATTAAAAAAACGAGATAGTAAAATAGGATCGATGTCAATCTTTGTTAATAAAGCCTCACGAAACTTCTCTCTTGCTTCGGGAGTTGCTCTGGCCAGAAATCTTTTTAAATTATCATCGATTTTTCCTTCTTTAGCAAAGGTTTCTAGGGATGCTACCGATACGGAAAAGACGAGGGGAGTATAGACAAATTCAATTTCTTCGGCGGCTTTTAGGGGTAAAGTGGTGATACCTGCAGCGAAAAGACCTAGAAGGAAAGCTCGCAGCCGACGGGTGGTATTATTTCTGGGAAAACGATTTTGTAACCTGGGTATAATCATAGGATTTTTAGTTAAGTTAGATGACAGAAATTAAAGGAAAAAGTGACACTGTGATTGATATCTACAGCCAACAAACATCGACAAAATTTTAGGTAGATTAGAATAAAAAATCATGAGTAAAATCTCGATGTTTACTTATTAAAACCATAGATTGCTTTCGAGGATTTTGATTTTAGACAATTAATGTTTTCCGAATATATTACCTAGTATTGACTATATATTAAAATTGGTTTTTTGTCAAGATATTAGCTATTAATAAAAAAGAATAAGCACATTAATTTAATAAGTGAAAGTGATATATTTTCAGATGAAAATAATCAGATAAGATTTCTGACCAAGATAAATTGCTAATCATTGCGAATGTAAATATTTTGTTGCGGGAAGGGAATCTCGATACCCTGTTGAGTAAACCTAGCGAGAATAGCACAATTAATATCACTAATTACTCGCTTTTTTCTGTTGACATCATCCAACCAAAACTTTAATTCAAAGTTTAAACTAGAATCACCAAAATTAATAAAAAATGCTACTGGTTGCGGGTTTTTAAGTATGTGAGGATGTTGATCAGCAATGTCTAGTAATAAACTCATCACCTGTTGTGCGTTAGAATTATAACCAACTGCGATAACAATTGAACAATAAATCAAGTTATCACTACCCGTATAGGTGGTGACATCCTCAGTAAAAAACTTTTGATTGGGAATAATTTTTTCGGAATTGTCCGTGAGTATTTGCACTGTTGTCGCTCGGATACCTAGCTTTTTTACCTGAGAAGTCTGTCCTTCAATATTAATTATATCACCGGGTTTGAGAACTTTTTCAAATAATAGTAAAATCCCGCTAATAAAATTACTGACTACTTGCTGCATACCGAAACCAATACCCACCGATAAACCGCCAGTAATTGCCGCTATTGCTGTTGCATTAACTCCCACATAACCCAAGATGAGAATAAAACCTAAGACAATGAAAAAATAACGTCCTAAAAGTAAAGTTGCTTCAATTTCACCGCGACTAGCTTGCTGATTTAAATTAGTAATACTCAGAATTATGCTCTCTATAAGAATAACAATAATTACCAGAAAATAGGGAGCTATTATCAAAATAAATATGCTTCTCAATGTGATCGGACTATTGAATAAATTAAAGGGAGATACTTGGGCAATTTCCTGAATATTATTGTAGAAACCAATCATGGTTCTCAGGAGGAATAATAGCAATAAAGGTGCTAAAAGCCGCCAATGATAATATTTAATTGTCTTGACGGAAAACTTGGCGTATAATCCAGCTAATAAACCACGATAAACGAAATAAAACCACATTAGTTTTATCGATAAACTAATCATTCCTCTTGTCCAGTTTTGACCCAAAAAAATTAGATAACTTAAGTCAAGTAAAATTAGGCTAATAACTGGAAAATTAAGAAACTGTATCAGGATAGCAAAATATTGACGGAGGGTTAACTTTTCATCACTATGGATCAAACTGGTAACGTGAGGAAATCTTTTTTCTAAGTAAGACCATAACCATTTTGATAATAACCAAGCAAGAATTAAAGACAGAAAAATGATCGTTAATTGATTTTGAACATTTCTGCGTCCTAAAAATAATAATTGGTTAGCAATTATCTCCGAAAGAGAGGGAATATTGTTGTTCATATTAATTTATTTTCCTGACTTCCTGATCAATATCTGATTGAATATAAAGTGTCAGTTTTTCGGCTGCTGCTGAGGGAGATATTTCACCAGCGATCGCTCTTTCATACCAAAATTCTCCTTGTTCTAAAATTTTATTCAACTTTTCCCAATCATCCAGAGGAACTGCCACGGCATTTTGAGATTGTTGTAATAATACTGATTCAGTTGGTAGTAATTTTCCTTCGATCTGCACCCGTCGATTAGTGGGAATAAAACTTTCGGTTTGGGTGATTGCTTGTAATTGTTGTTCGGGATTAGTGAGAAATTTTCCTAAAGCTAATCCCAAACGATTTTCATTATCACTATTATTGCGATTAAATACCATCACCCGTGTATAGAGAATTGGTGCTGCTTTACCTTGAGTTTCTTGGGGAAGTAAAGCGACTCTGAGATCATCTTGTAGGCTATTTTTTAAATCGGCAATTTCAATAGAACTACACACATAATAGGTTAAGCGGCCTCTAGCAAAGGCATCATGGAGTAATTCCCGTTGACGATTGAGGATAAAATTAGGCTGTGACGAGGCAAATTTTAGCCATTCTAGCCATTTTGCCCAACCATATAGGCGAGGTTGCAGGCTACCCTGATCATCCCACAAATAGCCGCCAAAAATTGCCATTCCCCAAAAAGTATCTTCAAAAGAGGACACCATCCCCACAGAATAGCCTTTGCGCGCACGTTCCACTAATCCCTCTAAACTGGTGGGAGGTTGCTTCAGCAGCGGATCGGGACTAACTTGTAATTTTTTTTGATTATAACACAGTACATTGGTACGAGAACCCAAGGGAATGCCATAGATTTTTCCTTGATAGCTAACTTGTTTCAGCGTCGGGGGATAATAAATAGATAAATCTAGATTTTTCTGGTCAATTTCCTTCAGTACTCCTTGGGATACTAATCTGGGTATATTTCTCGAAAAAATTAGAATAACACTCGCACCCAATCCGCTTTGAGATTGTTTAAAAAAACGTTCGGGTATCTCATCGATAGGAATAGCTTTTTCGAGAATTGTCACTTGCGGATTTAATTTTTCAAACTCTTGCAAACCCAGACCTAGTACTTCAGTTAAATTTCTCTCTTCTGGATACCAAACCGAGAGGGTTCCTTGCAGTTGCTCCGATGATTGAGTAGGAAGATAACTAAAACAGGCATAAAGAAAAATTGGCATCAAGATAAAAAGCAATAGGAGCGATATAATTCTCCTTATTTTTTTACTTCCCCAAGCAGTTTTAACTTTGAGCCTTAGAAATTGCATCGCTCGTGATCCTTCAAAAATCTTGCCATATATTCATAGTACATGAAAAGGTGAATAATAATCTTCATCAGAAAAATAATTAACATGATCTTTTGTCAAAAGCCCCCAGTATAGAAACAATTCCAGTTAAAAATTTGTGCGAGTTAAGCTGCTGACGTATCTAAATTACCTGTTACGTCCAGAACCCTATTTATAAATCTTTGTTAAGTACAATTTATACCAAATTGGGTGAGCTTCCCCTGCATACCAAATAGGTTTTTAATAGTATGATTAACCACCGAGTTATGGATTATTTCTCCCCGCTCTCCTATACCTTTCAAATAGGATTTAGTATCAGTCCTCCTCATTTCCTCAAAATCTTTTCCCATTTGGGGCATTTAATCCCTCCTTTTCAAGGATAATTGGCTAGTGGCAATAAATATTAGGATGAGGTTCGGGATTTTGGGGAGGAGGGTATTTAGTTAAATAATCTTTGCAGAAAAGTGCTTTGATCCCGCAGAAAAACCTGAGCGCAATTACGCCCCGGCATTCCCGAAATTGAGCCGCCGGGGTGAGTTCCTGCCCCAGTTAAATAAAGGTTTTTAATGGGGGTTTTGTAGTTAGCTATTTCCGGCAAAGGACGCAGGAAAATCATCTGATCTAAGGTCATATCAAGATGATAGTAATTACCCTTATAGGAACCCAAACGATTAGCTAATTCGGCCGGACTTTCCACCCGACGAGCAATAATGGCGGATTTGAGATTGGGGGCATAATTGGCCAGTTTATCAAGAACTCGATCGGCCACGCGATTTTTTAATTCTTCCGTCCATCCCGTGCCGTTTAATCCCGTTCCCTCAGCCCCGGCAATCTGATAGGGGGCAAAAAATTCGATCCAGAGGGTATGCTTGCCCTGGGGAGCCATGGAGGGATCGAGAATAGTGGGGACATCTAGGTACATCGAGGGATTTTCGTCGGGAATCTGCCCCAAAATCGTTAAAGCGTGGGCTTGTTCAACGTGACGCACGGAATCGGCGATGAGAATCGTTCCCTGTAAATACTCCTCTTTGTGATCATAAGCCTCGAACCTTGGCGCTTCGGCGAGGGCGCAGTCAATTTTAAGAATTGTTTCATTGTTATTGACAATTCGCCGTTCTACCCTTTCTCGCAATTCCGGATCGGCGGCATCCACATCGGCGGAGGCGACTAACTGTAAAAAAACTCGTCTAGCGTCAATATTAGAGATAACACCCGCTTTGGCCAGATATTCCTGTCCAGAGTCCACCCTAACCCCGATCGCTTCTCCTTCCTCGATTAGAATCTGTTTAACTTTCTGCTCGGTTAAAATCACCCCACCGAGACTAACAACGCATTTCACCAGAGCCTCGGTTAGTGCGCCCGTACCACCACGAGGGCGAGCCACCCCGGGGGAATGACGCATCGCCATCATCATCATCCCGGAGGTAATGCCTTTTTGGGAGGGAGGAGCGCCAATTTCCGCCGCTAGACGAGCCAGGGGTGCTTTGACAAATTCGCTTTCGAACCACTCATTAAGGACATCTTCGGGGGAAGTAATCATCGTGCGGATGAAGTCGAGCAGTTTCTTTTTCGAGCCGATCGCTTTCCAGACACTAGCTAAGGCACTAGAGTTATAATTGCGGGCGATTCTGAGCAAATCTTGGGGCGGAGCGTTAAACCAAGGACCGATCGCATTCATCAACTGCGCCCAATAGTCGATAAACTGAAGGTAGCGATCGGCATCTCGCGGACAAAACTGGGCAATTGCGGCGTGAGTTTTTTCCAGAGAGCGATAGGAAAGAAAATATTGGCCGGAGGGATGGGGACAGAAAACGGTAGGATCGAAGAATAAATACTCTAATCCGTGCCGTTTTAGCTCTAATTCCTCAATTACTGGTCCCAAAAAGATAAATTCGTGATCGATCGCACAGAGATTAAACTTAAAATCGGGGGCTAGATCTGGGATAACCGCTTCTGTGGTAGCCGCTCCTCCTGGTACGCTACGCTGTTCCAGAAGGAGGACGCGATAACCAGCTTTGAGGAGATAGGCGGCACAAACTAAACCATTATGCCCCGCACCGATGAGGATGACATCGTAACTTTCCATGCAGTTTCAAAAATTCCTATTTTTAATTTTGCGCTTTTCTTGGCCTTAATATGTTAAAAATAGTTAAAGATTCGCTGCTGTCAGCAGATTTCAGCGAGCAGTTATGAGTGAGCAGGTAGAAAACATTTAATTTTTCCTTTTTTTTATGAGTTCTTCCATCAAAGTTATTCAACCATCGGGTATTTTAGATGGCA
This portion of the Microcystis aeruginosa NIES-2549 genome encodes:
- a CDS encoding mechanosensitive ion channel family protein, yielding MNNNIPSLSEIIANQLLFLGRRNVQNQLTIIFLSLILAWLLSKWLWSYLEKRFPHVTSLIHSDEKLTLRQYFAILIQFLNFPVISLILLDLSYLIFLGQNWTRGMISLSIKLMWFYFVYRGLLAGLYAKFSVKTIKYYHWRLLAPLLLLFLLRTMIGFYNNIQEIAQVSPFNLFNSPITLRSIFILIIAPYFLVIIVILIESIILSITNLNQQASRGEIEATLLLGRYFFIVLGFILILGYVGVNATAIAAITGGLSVGIGFGMQQVVSNFISGILLLFEKVLKPGDIINIEGQTSQVKKLGIRATTVQILTDNSEKIIPNQKFFTEDVTTYTGSDNLIYCSIVIAVGYNSNAQQVMSLLLDIADQHPHILKNPQPVAFFINFGDSSLNFELKFWLDDVNRKKRVISDINCAILARFTQQGIEIPFPQQNIYIRND
- a CDS encoding sugar ABC transporter substrate-binding protein, translating into MQFLRLKVKTAWGSKKIRRIISLLLLFILMPIFLYACFSYLPTQSSEQLQGTLSVWYPEERNLTEVLGLGLQEFEKLNPQVTILEKAIPIDEIPERFFKQSQSGLGASVILIFSRNIPRLVSQGVLKEIDQKNLDLSIYYPPTLKQVSYQGKIYGIPLGSRTNVLCYNQKKLQVSPDPLLKQPPTSLEGLVERARKGYSVGMVSSFEDTFWGMAIFGGYLWDDQGSLQPRLYGWAKWLEWLKFASSQPNFILNRQRELLHDAFARGRLTYYVCSSIEIADLKNSLQDDLRVALLPQETQGKAAPILYTRVMVFNRNNSDNENRLGLALGKFLTNPEQQLQAITQTESFIPTNRRVQIEGKLLPTESVLLQQSQNAVAVPLDDWEKLNKILEQGEFWYERAIAGEISPSAAAEKLTLYIQSDIDQEVRKIN
- the crtO gene encoding beta-carotene ketolase CrtO is translated as MESYDVILIGAGHNGLVCAAYLLKAGYRVLLLEQRSVPGGAATTEAVIPDLAPDFKFNLCAIDHEFIFLGPVIEELELKRHGLEYLFFDPTVFCPHPSGQYFLSYRSLEKTHAAIAQFCPRDADRYLQFIDYWAQLMNAIGPWFNAPPQDLLRIARNYNSSALASVWKAIGSKKKLLDFIRTMITSPEDVLNEWFESEFVKAPLARLAAEIGAPPSQKGITSGMMMMAMRHSPGVARPRGGTGALTEALVKCVVSLGGVILTEQKVKQILIEEGEAIGVRVDSGQEYLAKAGVISNIDARRVFLQLVASADVDAADPELRERVERRIVNNNETILKIDCALAEAPRFEAYDHKEEYLQGTILIADSVRHVEQAHALTILGQIPDENPSMYLDVPTILDPSMAPQGKHTLWIEFFAPYQIAGAEGTGLNGTGWTEELKNRVADRVLDKLANYAPNLKSAIIARRVESPAELANRLGSYKGNYYHLDMTLDQMIFLRPLPEIANYKTPIKNLYLTGAGTHPGGSISGMPGRNCAQVFLRDQSTFLQRLFN